The following proteins are encoded in a genomic region of Gammaproteobacteria bacterium:
- a CDS encoding PAS domain-containing sensor histidine kinase: MTHAPTHQAQGLEDAFHVFTQVSEQLSASYLVLENRVAQLTDELAAARSERLLQLAEKERLANRLTHLLTVLPAGVVVLNGAGRIQEYNPLAVSLLGEPLLGLNWAAVAARVFAPELGEGQELLLRDGRRVSLSTSSLGTEPGQILLLRDVTEVHALQEGLSRHQRLSAMGEMAAALAHQIRTPLSAALLYTSQLVTHRDVLMSAAPQHDNADYRQYAGKVLSRLRHLERLVNDMLVFAKGGHFGAEEIEVAALLQDLQQATDAPLSVAGCRLEVLDEAPEAKLYGNREALLSALQNLVSNAMQACGKGGRLQLLTHIVSDPHGSEAVNVLLSDNGPGIPDAVLERIFEPFFTTRAQGTGLGLAVVQAIVRAHQGMVWVESEPGQGSTFGLRLPLKPAKILPSEVAQHTACTAVAAGFLPPATLVHPCTAQLLPIDSAKRKKLKERMS; encoded by the coding sequence ATGACGCACGCGCCGACTCACCAAGCCCAAGGCCTGGAAGACGCCTTCCACGTTTTCACCCAGGTCTCGGAACAGCTTAGCGCCTCCTATCTCGTCCTTGAAAATCGCGTCGCCCAGCTCACCGACGAGCTAGCGGCGGCACGCAGTGAACGCCTGTTACAACTCGCCGAAAAAGAGCGTCTGGCCAACCGGCTGACGCACTTGCTCACCGTACTTCCCGCCGGTGTCGTGGTGCTGAACGGCGCCGGGCGCATCCAAGAATATAATCCGTTGGCCGTGTCCTTATTAGGCGAGCCCTTGCTGGGATTGAACTGGGCGGCGGTGGCCGCGCGCGTCTTCGCCCCGGAGCTGGGTGAAGGCCAGGAACTGTTACTGCGCGACGGCCGGCGCGTGAGTCTTTCCACCAGCTCATTAGGCACGGAACCCGGTCAGATCCTGCTGCTCAGGGATGTCACCGAGGTGCATGCCCTGCAGGAGGGTCTGAGCCGTCACCAACGCCTATCGGCGATGGGCGAGATGGCGGCGGCGCTGGCCCACCAAATTCGTACCCCGTTATCCGCCGCATTGTTGTATACCTCGCAGCTCGTGACGCACAGGGATGTATTAATGTCGGCCGCTCCTCAACACGACAATGCAGATTACCGCCAGTATGCAGGCAAGGTGCTGTCGCGCCTGCGGCATCTCGAACGGCTGGTGAACGATATGCTGGTGTTCGCCAAGGGCGGACATTTCGGCGCCGAAGAGATCGAGGTCGCAGCACTCTTGCAGGATTTGCAACAGGCGACGGATGCGCCGCTGTCCGTGGCAGGTTGCCGTTTGGAGGTGCTGGATGAGGCCCCGGAGGCGAAGTTGTACGGCAACCGTGAGGCCCTGTTGAGCGCCTTGCAGAATCTGGTCAGCAACGCCATGCAGGCCTGCGGCAAGGGCGGGCGCTTGCAGTTGTTGACTCACATCGTGAGCGACCCGCACGGTAGCGAGGCCGTCAATGTCCTGCTCAGCGACAACGGCCCCGGTATCCCCGACGCAGTGCTGGAGCGCATCTTTGAACCCTTTTTTACCACCCGCGCGCAAGGCACCGGCCTGGGTCTCGCGGTGGTGCAGGCCATCGTCCGCGCCCATCAAGGGATGGTGTGGGTGGAATCCGAACCGGGGCAGGGCAGCACCTTCGGCCTGCGCCTGCCGCTCAAGCCTGCAAAGATCTTACCCAGTGAAGTGGCGCAGCATACCGCGTGTACGGCAGTCGCTGCCGGCTTCCTGCCTCCCGCGACATTGGTACATCCATGTACGGCACAGTTGTTACCGATAGACAGCGCCAAAAGAAAAAAACTTAAAGAGAGGATGTCATGA
- a CDS encoding sigma-54-dependent Fis family transcriptional regulator, with translation MSNATVLVVEDDLSLREALCDTLQLAGYPVLAAQDGREALEFLEEGGRGRDLGMVVSDIQMERMDGHALLKQIRIRRPDLPVLLMTAFGTIKSAVEAMRNGAVDYLVKPFEAEALIQRVSRFLIHTAAEDAELIAVDERSLKLVSLARRVADSEATVMIGGESGTGKEVLARYIHRHSSRSKGPFVAINCAAIPENMLEATLFGYEKGAFTGAYQSCPGKLEQAEGGTLLLDEISEMSLGLQAKLLRVLQEREVERLGGRKLIPLNLRVLATSNRILRDEVAAGRFREDLFYRLNVFPLYWPALRERPADIIPLANYFLARSAQTSQRPAPALSEAAKTHLLAHRWTGNVRELDNIIQRALIMQPGDEIGADDLQFEAVAMEGIPAPMQTPQQEKLGGDLKAREKELIVEALTKTMGSRKLAAVRLGISQRTLRYKLARLREEGYALPGEVGVESA, from the coding sequence ATGAGTAATGCCACGGTATTGGTAGTAGAAGACGACTTATCGTTGCGCGAGGCGTTGTGCGACACCCTGCAATTGGCGGGTTACCCGGTGCTCGCCGCCCAAGACGGCCGCGAGGCCCTGGAGTTTCTGGAGGAGGGCGGACGCGGCCGTGATCTCGGTATGGTGGTGAGCGATATCCAGATGGAGAGGATGGATGGTCATGCGCTGTTGAAACAGATCCGCATCCGCCGGCCCGATCTGCCGGTGTTGCTGATGACGGCCTTCGGCACCATCAAGAGCGCGGTGGAGGCGATGCGCAACGGGGCGGTGGATTATCTGGTGAAACCCTTCGAGGCCGAGGCGCTGATTCAACGGGTGAGCCGTTTTTTGATTCATACCGCAGCCGAGGACGCTGAGTTGATCGCCGTGGACGAGCGCAGTCTGAAATTGGTCAGCCTCGCCCGGCGCGTGGCCGACAGCGAGGCCACCGTGATGATCGGCGGCGAGAGCGGCACCGGCAAGGAGGTGCTGGCGCGTTATATCCACCGTCATTCATCGCGCAGCAAGGGGCCTTTCGTGGCCATCAATTGCGCGGCGATTCCGGAAAACATGCTGGAGGCCACCTTGTTCGGTTATGAGAAGGGCGCCTTCACCGGGGCCTACCAGTCCTGTCCCGGCAAGCTCGAACAGGCTGAGGGCGGTACGCTATTACTCGATGAAATTTCCGAGATGAGTCTGGGCTTGCAGGCGAAGTTGTTGCGTGTCTTGCAGGAGCGCGAGGTGGAGCGGTTGGGCGGCCGCAAGCTGATCCCATTAAATCTGCGCGTGCTGGCCACCTCTAACCGCATTCTGCGCGATGAGGTGGCCGCCGGGCGGTTCCGCGAGGATTTATTCTACCGCCTCAATGTATTCCCGCTGTACTGGCCCGCCTTGCGCGAGCGGCCGGCGGACATTATTCCGCTGGCAAATTATTTTCTGGCGCGCAGCGCCCAGACCAGCCAGCGCCCCGCGCCGGCTCTGTCTGAGGCGGCAAAGACGCATCTGCTCGCGCATCGTTGGACAGGGAATGTCCGCGAACTGGACAACATCATTCAGCGTGCGCTCATCATGCAACCCGGCGATGAGATCGGCGCGGACGATTTGCAGTTTGAAGCCGTTGCAATGGAAGGCATACCGGCGCCTATGCAGACGCCCCAGCAAGAGAAACTGGGCGGCGATCTCAAGGCGCGCGAAAAGGAGTTAATTGTCGAGGCCCTCACCAAGACGATGGGCAGCCGCAAGCTGGCCGCCGTGCGGCTGGGGATCAGTCAGCGCACGCTGCGCTATAAGCTCGCGCGGCTGCGTGAGGAGGGCTACGCTCTGCCCGGTGAGGTTGGCGTGGAATCTGCATGA